CGGCGCGAAGAAGCCGTTCTTGAAGTGCACGAACGTGATTGCACCCAGCATATCGAACGCCAGTCCGAGCGCGGCGAGCCGGGTGAGCAGGCCGATGAGAATCGCGATGGGCGCCAGGACCTCGAGCACACCGATGAACGGGCCCATCACGTTCGCGCCGGGAATGCCCATCTTCACGAAGTTCGCGCCGACGTTGCCGAGCCCGAACACGAAGACT
The Gemmatimonadaceae bacterium DNA segment above includes these coding regions:
- a CDS encoding DoxX family protein, producing the protein MTNDNIPRVNLGLLVLRLVAGGIMIVHGLQKVFVFGLGNVGANFVKMGIPGANVMGPFIGVLEVLAPIAILIGLLTRLAALGLAFDMLGAITFVHFKNGFFAPMGFEFPLSLLGMYAVLVIAGAGDYSLDASLARRRTHV